The Methanobacterium formicicum genome has a window encoding:
- the glmS gene encoding glutamine--fructose-6-phosphate transaminase (isomerizing): MCGIVGCILKNDKAAPVLLDCVQRLEYRGYDSVGLATYSSSGINIKKDRGKINEVSQKLHLDELPGEIGIGHVRWATHGLPTQENAHPHTDCEGKIAVVHNGIIENYKELKDQLVSEGHHFVSQTDTEVIAHLIEKYHKDGLDLEEAINKAITKLHGSYAFAVISTDEPNRILGVRKESPLILGLGDGEYFLASDAPAILQHTRRIIYLADHETFIMDEEGITVKDRDGLVLDKPVETIRWTPEMAQKGGYPHFMLKEIHEQPEAVRNTLFEVSDIKKIVSQFPEFKRVTFVACGTSYHASLVGKYLFEGLLGLPTDVMLASEFEFSEKAIDPHALVIFISQSGETADTLKALRIANKKAKTLAIVNVLGSTATREADYVIFTRAGPEIGVAATKTYISQLTCIYLLAACMCQDEELLEELQKIPDCMKAVLSLEDGIKEMAGKYKDAQDFFFIGRGFSYPTALEGALKLKEITYIHGEGYAAGELKHGPLALIDDDVPVVAVVPPGKSHDRTLSNVQEVKARGARVIGLGSEDDQVLSSEASDMVEFPHQIPELLSPLLYVVPLQLLAYHISVQRGIDPDKPKNLAKCVTVE, from the coding sequence ATGTGCGGAATTGTGGGATGTATACTTAAAAATGACAAAGCAGCACCAGTGCTTCTGGATTGTGTGCAGCGCCTGGAATATCGGGGTTATGACTCGGTGGGCCTGGCTACCTATTCATCATCAGGAATCAACATCAAAAAAGACAGGGGAAAAATCAACGAAGTTTCCCAGAAACTGCACCTGGATGAGCTTCCGGGAGAAATAGGTATAGGGCATGTTCGCTGGGCCACTCACGGACTTCCCACCCAGGAAAATGCCCACCCTCACACTGATTGTGAGGGGAAAATCGCCGTGGTTCACAATGGAATCATAGAAAACTACAAGGAACTCAAGGACCAGCTGGTCAGTGAAGGACACCACTTCGTTTCTCAAACTGATACGGAGGTAATTGCCCACCTCATTGAAAAATATCATAAAGATGGCCTGGACCTGGAGGAGGCCATAAACAAGGCTATCACCAAGCTCCACGGGTCCTATGCCTTTGCAGTTATCAGTACTGATGAACCTAACCGTATCCTAGGGGTACGGAAGGAAAGTCCATTAATACTGGGACTGGGAGATGGTGAGTATTTCCTGGCTTCCGATGCCCCGGCCATACTGCAGCACACCCGGAGGATCATCTACCTGGCAGACCATGAGACCTTCATCATGGATGAAGAGGGCATCACGGTCAAGGATCGTGATGGCCTGGTACTGGATAAACCGGTTGAAACCATCCGCTGGACTCCGGAAATGGCTCAGAAGGGAGGTTATCCTCATTTCATGCTTAAAGAAATCCATGAACAACCAGAGGCCGTTCGAAATACTCTCTTTGAAGTTTCAGATATCAAAAAGATAGTCAGCCAATTCCCAGAATTCAAAAGAGTCACCTTCGTTGCCTGTGGAACAAGTTACCATGCTTCACTGGTGGGCAAATACCTGTTTGAAGGACTTTTAGGACTACCCACCGATGTAATGCTGGCTTCAGAGTTTGAATTCTCTGAAAAGGCCATTGACCCTCATGCCCTGGTTATATTCATCAGCCAGTCTGGCGAAACAGCAGACACATTAAAAGCCCTTAGAATAGCCAATAAAAAGGCTAAAACCCTGGCAATAGTCAATGTACTGGGCAGCACAGCCACCAGGGAAGCTGATTATGTCATATTCACCAGAGCCGGGCCAGAAATCGGTGTGGCTGCTACCAAGACCTACATCAGCCAGTTGACCTGTATATACCTCCTGGCAGCTTGCATGTGCCAGGATGAGGAGCTTTTGGAAGAACTTCAAAAGATCCCGGATTGCATGAAAGCAGTCCTATCCCTGGAGGATGGGATCAAAGAAATGGCTGGAAAATACAAGGACGCCCAGGATTTCTTCTTCATTGGCCGTGGATTCTCTTATCCCACCGCCCTGGAGGGAGCACTGAAGCTCAAGGAAATAACCTACATCCATGGTGAAGGATACGCAGCCGGAGAACTCAAACACGGACCCTTAGCTTTAATAGATGATGATGTGCCGGTGGTGGCAGTTGTACCTCCGGGTAAAAGTCACGATCGAACGTTGAGTAATGTGCAAGAGGTTAAAGCCCGGGGAGCACGGGTTATAGGTTTGGGATCAGAGGATGATCAGGTCTTAAGTTCGGAAGCTAGTGACATGGTAGAATTCCCCCACCAGATTCCGGAGCTACTTTCACCACTCCTTTACGTGGTTCCCTTACAGTTACTGGCCTACCATATAAGTGTTCAGAGGGGTATTGACCCGGATAAACCTAAAAACCTGGCCAAGTGCGTAACTGTGGAATA
- the purS gene encoding phosphoribosylformylglycinamidine synthase subunit PurS, whose translation MKYQVQVEISLKKGMLNPEASTIQRALALLDYEVEDTATVEIVKFTLEAANPDVAREEVVQMCERLLCNPVIHDYQIQMEAAGD comes from the coding sequence ATGAAATACCAAGTACAAGTTGAAATAAGTCTCAAAAAAGGAATGCTTAATCCTGAAGCATCCACCATCCAGAGGGCCCTGGCCCTTTTAGATTATGAGGTGGAGGATACCGCCACTGTGGAAATAGTTAAATTCACCCTGGAAGCAGCAAATCCTGATGTGGCCCGTGAAGAAGTGGTCCAGATGTGTGAAAGACTGCTCTGCAACCCGGTGATCCACGACTACCAGATCCAGATGGAAGCTGCAGGTGATTGA
- the purQ gene encoding phosphoribosylformylglycinamidine synthase subunit PurQ: MKVGIIRFPGSNCDRDVFHALQLAGAQPDYVWWNQRDLSQFEAIVIPGGFSYGDYLRAGAIAAITPVIDGIKDIVKEEKPVLGICNGAQILAEVGLVPGVFTLNEKAQFICEWADLKVRTNRTPFTHLYQKNEVIKMPIAHAEGRYYTEYIDELRDQDQIVLGFAGDNPNGSLDAITGVCDLEGRVCAVMPHPERASESILGSDDGLKFFKGILDF, encoded by the coding sequence ATGAAAGTGGGGATCATACGCTTCCCCGGCTCTAACTGTGACCGGGATGTGTTCCATGCCCTCCAGCTGGCGGGAGCCCAACCCGATTATGTCTGGTGGAACCAGAGGGACCTATCACAATTCGAGGCCATCGTCATCCCTGGCGGATTCTCCTACGGAGACTACCTTCGTGCCGGGGCTATCGCTGCCATCACACCAGTGATCGACGGGATCAAAGATATAGTTAAAGAGGAAAAACCAGTTCTGGGAATATGTAACGGTGCCCAGATCCTGGCGGAGGTGGGACTGGTGCCGGGAGTGTTCACCCTCAATGAAAAGGCCCAGTTCATCTGTGAATGGGCTGATTTGAAGGTCAGAACCAACAGAACACCATTCACCCATCTTTACCAGAAGAATGAAGTTATAAAAATGCCCATTGCCCATGCCGAGGGCCGTTACTACACAGAATACATTGATGAACTTCGTGACCAGGACCAGATCGTTCTGGGATTTGCCGGGGACAATCCCAATGGTTCCCTGGATGCCATCACTGGAGTATGTGACCTGGAAGGACGGGTTTGCGCCGTTATGCCCCACCCGGAAAGGGCTTCTGAATCTATTCTGGGATCCGATGATGGTTTGAAGTTCTTTAAAGGAATTCTTGATTTCTAA
- the cobA gene encoding uroporphyrinogen-III C-methyltransferase: MVVYLVGAGPGDPDLITLKAIKTLQKADVVVYDRLANEEILKYASGAARIYVGKRAGAHSKKQDEINQILIEQGKKYDNVVRLKGGDPFVFGRGGEEMLALLEEGIPVEVIPGVTSAIGVPTSSGLPVTHRGVATSFTVVTGHEDPTKNEKQVQWNYNADTLVILMGVGHLEENIQKIMEHKDPQTPVCVIEKGTTPDERMVLGTLENIAQKDIKPPALVIIGPVVDVYQSLQSKKR, translated from the coding sequence ATGGTAGTCTATTTAGTAGGTGCAGGACCCGGAGACCCGGATCTAATAACTCTTAAAGCTATTAAAACCCTGCAAAAAGCAGATGTGGTGGTTTACGATCGTCTGGCCAATGAGGAAATACTCAAGTACGCCAGTGGTGCAGCCCGGATCTACGTGGGCAAAAGAGCCGGAGCCCATTCCAAAAAACAGGACGAAATAAACCAGATACTCATTGAACAGGGCAAAAAATATGATAACGTAGTTCGATTAAAGGGTGGTGACCCCTTTGTCTTTGGCCGGGGCGGGGAGGAGATGCTGGCCCTGCTGGAAGAAGGAATACCTGTTGAAGTAATACCCGGCGTGACCTCCGCCATTGGGGTTCCCACCTCTAGCGGATTGCCGGTAACCCACCGAGGGGTGGCAACATCATTCACAGTGGTAACTGGACATGAAGACCCCACTAAAAATGAAAAACAGGTCCAATGGAACTACAATGCCGACACCCTGGTGATCCTCATGGGTGTGGGTCACCTGGAGGAGAATATCCAGAAGATCATGGAACACAAGGACCCCCAAACACCGGTCTGTGTCATAGAAAAGGGAACCACCCCTGATGAACGGATGGTGCTAGGTACCCTGGAGAACATAGCTCAGAAGGATATAAAGCCTCCGGCCCTGGTGATAATTGGGCCGGTGGTGGATGTTTACCAGTCCCTTCAGAGTAAAAAAAGATGA
- the purC gene encoding phosphoribosylaminoimidazolesuccinocarboxamide synthase: MNIDKGNLLYRGKAKDVYQTSNPNQVLVKFRDDITAGDGEKKEVMGLKGYYNSIISAKFFQLLEEVGVKTQYIDLPEPGYMLCHKLDMIPLEVITRNLAAGSLLRRFPFQDGQTFHPPIIQMDYKNDEYHDPMLNDDIILALGLATADDLEEIRQITLKINRTLKTFLEDRGLIFPDFKIEYGRDVDGNIVLGDEISPDTCRFWDRETCDVLDKDLFRKGESGVIEAYQKVANIILDDEDKKKWKLDF; the protein is encoded by the coding sequence ATGAATATTGATAAGGGAAATCTTCTATACCGGGGCAAAGCCAAGGATGTGTACCAGACCAGTAACCCTAACCAGGTTCTGGTGAAATTCAGAGATGATATTACCGCAGGAGATGGGGAAAAGAAGGAAGTTATGGGCTTGAAGGGCTACTATAACTCCATTATCTCCGCTAAATTCTTCCAGCTCCTGGAGGAGGTGGGGGTGAAAACCCAGTACATCGACCTGCCCGAACCGGGTTACATGCTCTGCCACAAACTGGATATGATACCCCTGGAAGTTATCACACGAAATCTAGCCGCAGGAAGTCTCCTCCGGAGGTTCCCCTTCCAGGACGGTCAGACCTTCCATCCACCCATCATCCAGATGGACTACAAAAATGATGAATATCACGATCCCATGCTCAACGATGATATCATCCTGGCCCTGGGACTGGCCACAGCAGATGATCTGGAGGAAATTCGCCAGATCACCCTGAAGATCAACCGTACCCTTAAAACCTTCCTGGAAGACCGGGGGCTCATCTTCCCTGACTTTAAAATAGAATACGGGCGTGATGTAGACGGGAATATTGTCCTGGGTGATGAGATCAGTCCGGATACCTGTCGTTTCTGGGACAGGGAAACCTGTGACGTCCTGGACAAGGATCTCTTCCGCAAGGGTGAATCTGGAGTCATCGAGGCCTACCAGAAAGTGGCCAACATAATCCTGGATGATGAAGATAAGAAGAAATGGAAATTAGATTTCTAA